One Mesorhizobium sp. L-2-11 genomic region harbors:
- a CDS encoding IS630 family transposase (programmed frameshift), producing MVGYSMDLRERVVAAVKVEGLSRRAAAARFGVSYSAAIEWLKRVEQTGSVAPRQVGGYKPKKISGAWRDWLVERCREKDFTLRGLVAELGERGLKVDYRSVWEFVHAEKLSHKKKTLIAAEQDRPDVARRRRQWVLYQDRIDPARLVFIDETWTKTNMAPLRGWAPVGQRIKAKVPNGHWKTMTFLAALRHDRVEAPWLIDGPINGERFLLYVEKVLVPTLQPGDIVVMDNLGSHKGKAVRRAIRKAGARLFFLPKYSPDLNPIEQLFAKLKHWLRKAAKRTVETVCNAIGQILNRVTPLECSNYFADSGYDRR from the exons ATGGTTGGATATTCAATGGACCTGCGCGAACGGGTTGTTGCGGCGGTCAAGGTTGAAGGGCTTTCGCGGCGCGCGGCGGCTGCTCGATTTGGCGTCAGCTACAGCGCGGCGATCGAGTGGCTGAAGCGGGTGGAACAGACGGGGAGCGTGGCGCCCCGCCAAGTGGGCGGCTACAAGCCGAAGAAGATATCGGGAGCGTGGCGCGACTGGCTTGTCGAGCGCTGCCGGGAGAAGGACTTCACCTTGCGCGGGCTTGTGGCCGAACTTGGCGAGCGTGGCCTGAAGGTTGACTACCGCTCGGTGTGGGAGTTCGTGCACGCCGAGAAGCTGTCTCACA AAAAAAAGACGCTGATCGCCGCCGAGCAAGATCGTCCCGATGTTGCGCGCCGACGGAGGCAATGGGTTCTGTATCAGGACCGGATCGACCCCGCCCGCCTGGTGTTCATCGACGAGACCTGGACCAAGACCAACATGGCCCCGCTCAGGGGTTGGGCACCGGTCGGACAGCGGATCAAGGCCAAAGTTCCCAATGGCCACTGGAAGACAATGACCTTTCTGGCTGCGCTGCGTCATGATCGCGTCGAAGCGCCCTGGCTCATCGACGGGCCGATCAACGGCGAGAGGTTCCTCCTCTATGTCGAGAAGGTTCTCGTGCCCACTCTCCAGCCGGGCGACATCGTTGTGATGGACAATCTCGGCAGCCACAAAGGCAAGGCCGTGCGTCGCGCCATCCGAAAGGCCGGCGCGAGGCTCTTCTTCCTGCCGAAATACTCGCCTGACCTCAATCCGATCGAACAGCTCTTCGCCAAGCTCAAGCACTGGCTGCGAAAGGCCGCGAAGCGCACCGTTGAAACGGTCTGCAACGCCATCGGCCAGATTCTCAACCGCGTCACACCGCTCGAGTGCTCAAATTACTTCGCAGACTCAGGCTATGACCGCAGGTAA